One Helianthus annuus cultivar XRQ/B chromosome 7, HanXRQr2.0-SUNRISE, whole genome shotgun sequence genomic region harbors:
- the LOC110927126 gene encoding protein IQ-DOMAIN 31, translating into MGKSPGKWIKTVLFGKKSSKSNLSKDATSEIKTSGKAKSEDFGTDSMVISSPVRPVTSSIGERTELEKSSSASLMPDTAEDSRINVESNASNGEDKIKLEQAATKAQAAFRGYLARRAFRALKGIIRLQALVRGHLVRRQAVVTLRCMRAIIEFQALTRGRMVRLSNGQLLKKQTSTAFADKKPANLLVTSLRVEKLSTNVFATKLVASSRTTMPLRIQYEPTDPNSVTSWLTRWSSTNFWGPLPHPKKPLDAKPKRKQTKLQTEETDNGTARPKRSVRRANNDNSPHNENEKSKRTVRKVNHQADAGQEQSLTELEKVKRNLRKIAVSASGPPEKSELATEKTSPGLNKVSSSTISEILEKNNGSINDSSAESVKPPEPEESPVKPPEPEESPVQPPEDKDKPLDQPDIEPPSLEATTKLETESPAKGESNGKENQKARRRKSLPAKQEHHESVVSLSTPTLPSYMAATESAKAKLRAQAAAKAAEEGGENGFTRRQSLPSSTGKPNLASPRVQKPLQANGKGGTKLNKPQISPKDEKAIQAGWRR; encoded by the exons ATGGGGAAGTCTCCTGGAAAGTGGATCAAAACTGTGCTTTTCGGGAAGAAGTCATCGAAATCTAATCTCTCCAAA GATGCTACCTCAGAAATTAAGACATCTGGCAAGGCAAAATCAGAGGATTTTGGCACTGATTCTATGGTTATCTCTAGCCCAGTGCGTCCCGTTACTTCTTCAATCGGAGAACGTACAGAACTAGAGAAGAGTTCGAGTGCCAGCTTAATGCCTGATACAGCTGAAGATTCAAGAATTAATGTGGAATCAAATGCATCAAATGGTGAGGATAAAATCAAGCTAGAGCAAGCTGCCACAAAAGCACAGGCTGCTTTCAGGGgctatttg GCCCGAAGAGCATTTCGGGCTCTCAAGGGTATCATAAGGCTTCAAGCTTTAGTTCGTGGCCACTTGGTTAGGAGACAGGCTGTTGTTACTTTGAGATGCATGCGTGCAATTATTGAGTTCCAAGCGTTGACTCGTGGCCGAATGGTCAGACTTTCTAATGGTCAACTGCTTAAAAAACAGACTTCAACAGCATTTGCG GATAAGAAACCTGCAAACTTGCTTGTAACATCCCTCCGAGTAGAGAAGTTATCAACAAATGTGTTCGCCACTAAg CTTGTTGCTTCATCTCGTACTACGATGCCGTTAAGAATTCAATACGAACCAACAGACCCAAATTCAGTAACGAGCTGGCTCACGCGTTGGTCATCTACTAACTTCTGGGGCCCACTACCCCATCCGAAAAAACCGCTTGATGCAAAGCCTAAAAGAAAGCAGACTAAATTACAAACTGAAGAAACCGACAATGGAACCGCGAGGCCAAAACGAAGTGTTCGCAGAGCAAATAATGATAACAGTCCCCATAATGAAAACGAAAAGTCCAAGCGTACCGTGAGAAAAGTCAACCACCAAGCTGACGCTGGTCAAGAACAATCTCTTACTGAACTTGAGAAAGTCAAACGTAATTTACGAAAAATAGCTGTTTCCGCCTCTGGACCTCCTGAAAAATCAGAACTCGCCACTGAAAAAACTTCACCCGGTTTAAATAAAGTATCAAGCTCCACTATTTCAGAGATTTTGGAGAAAAACAACGGTTCGATAAACGATTCATCCGCTGAAAGCGTTAAACCGCCAGAGCCAGAAGAATCTCCGGTTAAACCACCCGAGCCAGAAGAATCTCCGGTTCAACCTCCAGAGGACAAAGACAAACCACTTGATCAACCTGACATCGAGCCACCGTCCCTAGAAGCCACAACGAAGCTAGAAACTGAATCGCCTGCAAAGGGTGAGTCAAACGGGAAGGAAAATCAGAAAGCTAGAAGAAGAAAGTCGTTACCAGCAAAACAAGAACACCATGAGAGCGTTGTATCGCTGAGCACACCCACCTTGCCAAGCTACATGGCGGCCACCGAGTCAGCGAAGGCCAAACTTAGGGCACAAGCAGCGGCAAAGGCGGCAGAAGAAGGCGGTGAAAACGGTTTCACCAGGCGGCAGTCTCTACCATCCTCCACTGGTAAACCAAACTTGGCTTCGCCACGTGTTCAGAAGCCGTTGCAAGCCAATGGCAAAGGAGGGACTAAACTTAACAAACCCCAAATATCTCCTAAAGATG aAAAAGCGATCCAGGCGGGATGGAGGAGGTGA